The genomic stretch GGGAACTCCGGCGCCGGCACCTGCACCGGCTCCGCAGCGCTAGGGAAGTTCGATCGGCCCCTTGGGAGCGCGGTATCGAAGGACCATTCGGGCCGGTCTGAAGACCGGCGCTCCCGGGACTTCACCACCTACGCCAATTCGGCGGCGATGGGGTCCACCAGCGGCGAGCCTTCACGAGTCAGCACCAGCGAGTCGCCATGCATCTCCGCCAAGCCTTCCTCTAACAATCGCGGCACTATGGCGCGATCCACGAGCGAAAGCGGCACGCCTTCCTCGGTGCGCAGCATCAGGGCGATGCGCTCGAGACGGCGCTGCTCCGCATCGAGCGATTCGCTCTCCACGACTGCGTTCCCCAGCGAGCTGATCATGAGGACGTAGCCTGCGGTGTCGGCGATGTTCTTCAATCTCTCGCCGCCGAGCGTCGATACCGCCGAGGGGCCAAGCCCGAGGTAATCTTCACCGCGCCAGTAGCCGCGGTTATGGGTCGATCGGAAGCCGGGCTGGGCGTAGTTGGAGGTCTCGTAGTGCTCGAAGCCAGCAGCGCGGAGGAGATCGTCGGCCAGGAAGAACTGCGTGGCATCACGATCCTCGTCGGCATCCATCGTGCCGCGCTTCAGCCCCTCGAAGAAGGCGGTGTCCTCTTCGTAGGTGAGGTTGTAGGCGGAAATGTGGTCCGGCTCCAGGGCGATGGCGGTTTCCAAGGTTTGCCGCCAGTCATCGTGGGAGAGCCCGGGAATCGAGAACATCAGGTCGATGTTCACCGCCGGCATTCCCGCTTCACGCAGGATTTTGACGGCTTCTGCGGCCTGCGCGGGGTCGTGTTCGCGGCCGAGCGTTTCAAGGACGTGCGGAGTGAAGGATTGGATGCCCAGCGAGACACGGGACACGCCGAGTTCCCGGAAAAGCCGCGCTTTCGCCACGTCAAAGGTGGCGGGATTCGCCTCAAGCGTCACTTCGTCGAGCGACTGGAGATCAAGAAGTTCTCCTAGTCCTCCGAAGAGCGTTCGAAGATGGGTGGGGGACAGCATCGAGGGCGTCCCACCGCCGAGGTAGAGCGTCCGCGGTTTCTCCTCCAGTGCCGCAATCCGGCCGCGGGCCTCATCTAACAGCGCCGCGACGAATGCCCCGATCGACGTGTCGCCCGGCGTATGCTTGTAAAACGAGCAGTAGGGGCAGACCCGGTGGCAGAAGGGGATGTGGAGGTAGAGGAGCATCAAAGCCGCGCGGGCCGGCGGAAGAGAGCATGGCCGCGCTCAAATGACCAGTGTCCGGCGCGAAATGCCCTTTGCAAGTCCGGCGGGGGCGGGGAACATGGCGCGGCTCCATCCCACTTCACCGCACGATGCACATCCGTCCCCGCCGCAACCGCCGCACCCCGGCGATCCGATCGCTGGTCCGCGAGAATGTCCTCAGCCCGGCGGATTTCATCCTGCCGCTGTTCCTGCACGAGGACTCCGTTGATACGCCGATCGCCTCGATGCCCGGCGTGAGCCGCTGGTCGCTGGAGGGACTCGTGAAGGAGGCGGGCGAGGCTCATGCGCTGGGCGTTCCCGCGGTGGTGCTGTTTCCGAAGATCGAGGAGAGCCTCAAGACGCCCCTTGCCGAGGAGTGCCACAATGACGACGGGCTGGTGCCGCGGGCGATCCGTGCGCTCAAGGCGGCCTACCCGACGCTGTGCATCATCACCGACGTGGCGCTCGATCCCTACAATTCCGATGGCCACGACGGCGTCGTGATGCGCGACGAGCGAGGTGATCTGCAGATTCTGAATGACGAGACGGTGGAAATCCTCTGCCAGCAGGCGCTTTGCCACGCCCGTGCGGGAGCGGACATCGTTTCGCCCAGCGACATGATGGACGGCCGGGTGGCCGCGCTGCGCTCGGCGCTGGATGCGGAGGGCTTCGATCAGCTGTCGATCCTCAGTTACTCGGCCAAGTATGCTTCCGCCTACTACGGCCCGTTTCGCGGGGCGCTCGATTCCGCTCCAAAGGAAGGCGACAAGAAGACCTACCAGATGGATCCCGGCAATGCCCGCGAGGCGGTGCGCGAGGTGATGTTGGATGAGGCCGAGGGCGCGGACATGGTCATGGTCAAGCCGGCCGGTCCCTACCTCGACATCATCGCGAGGATCCGCGAGTGCACGACGCTGCCGGTGGCCGCCTACCAAGTCAGCGGCGAGTATCTCATGATCGAGAGCGCCGCGGCCGCCGGTTGGGTCGATGCCAAGGCCGTCGCGCTCGAAAGCCTGATGGGCATCAAGCGCGCCGGAGCGGACATGATCCTGACCTACTACGCCAAGAGGGCGGCGGGGTGGCTGAGGGAATGACCGCAGATCAGCGGCTTTGAAGTAGCTCACGCCACTTCCTTGGGTCCGATTGCTGGTGAAGGAACGCAACCAACACCACTTCGTCGCCATCACTGCGGAACAGAATGGCGTACGGAAACCTCTTCAAGTTCCTTCGGCGGTGGGTGCGCTCAACATCGGATGTCCCTCCGGCGACTACAAGATCCCTTGAAGAGCATCGCATTCCTCGGTGACTCAGAGTCAAAGCCCGACGTCTTGGCGCTCGTAGTGGTCGAATGCCGCTTCGACTTCAAAGTCCGCAGAGTCGAGAACGCGCAACTTCATGGGCGAGGGTATTTCGCCTCGATCCTATCAAGGAAATCGGTCCAAACAGTGGAGCCGATATCACCCCGCTTGTAGGCTTCCCAACGGGATTCGCATTCTTCCGCGGCCTTGCGCTTCCACTCCTCATCCGCTGCCACCTCCAGGCTGGAGTAAAGCAGGTCGGCGAGTCGGAGGCGGGCCAATGGAGGAAGCTTGAGAGCTTCCTGCTCGAGAATGAGAGCGTCCATTCCAGAGGCTAGCATTCTCCCCGTTGTGACGGAAAGGCGAAGTTCCGCCGTCCACGCCGTGTCGACAGGATGTCGACACTCCTTACGCGTAGCTGCGGATCGACAGGTGCACGGCCTCGAATTCCAGCGGCTCCTTGTGCAGCACCGGCTCGACCCCCGCGCCTTTGTACTCCCAAGCGGAGACGTGGCAGAACTTGTCGTCGTGGCGTTTGGCCTCGCCGGGCTGGGTCTTGCCGGACTGGACCTCGGGGTCGGCTTCGGTGAATTGGTGCTCGGTGCGGAAGTGGCCGCCGCAGCTTTCCTCGCGGTCGCGGGCGTCGTAGCACATCATCTCGCCGAATTCGAGGAAGTCCGCGACGCGGGCGGCTTTCTCCAGTTCCATGTTCGCTTGGGCGCCGGAACCAGGGACACGGACGTTCTGCCAGAACTCCTCGCGGATCGCGGGGATCTCGGCGATCGCCTCGGTCAGGCCTTCGCGGGAGCGGGCCATTCCGCACTTGTTCCACATGACCTCGCCAAGCTGCTTGTGGAAGCTGTCCACGGTGCGCTTGCCATTGATCGAAAGCAGCTTGTTGGTGCGCTCGTTGACCTCGGCCTCGGTCGCCTTGAACTCGGGCTGATCGGGCTTGATCGTGCCGGGCTTCTGCGTCGCGAGGTAGTTCGCGATGGTCGCGGGAATGACGAAGTAGCCATCGGCGAGGCCCTGCATGAGGGCGGAGGCACCGAGGCGGTTCGCGCCGTGGTCGGAGAAGTTCGCTTCGCCCAGCACGTGCAGGCCGGGGACGTTTGACATCAGGTTGTAGTCCACCCAGAGGCCGCCCATGGTGTAGTGCACCGCGGGGTAAATCATCATCGGCTGCTTGTAGGGGTCCTGGCCGGCGATCTTGTCGTACATCTGGAACAAGTTGCCGTAGCGGGCGCGGATGGTCGCCTCGCCGAGACGAGCGGTGGCATCGCGGAAATCCAGATACACGCCGAGGCCGGTCTTCGCGATGCCTCGGCCATCGTCGCAGGCTTCCTTCGCAGCGCGTGAGGAAATGTCGCGCGGGGCGAGGTTGCCGAAGGACGGGTATTTGCGCTCGAGGTAGTAGTCGCGGTCATCCTCGGCCACATCGGAGGCGGTGAGCTGGCCCTTGCGGATTTTCTCGGCGATCTCGCGGGTCTTCGGTGCCCAGACGCGGCCGTCATTGCGCAACGATTCGGACATCAGGGTGAGCTTCGACTGGTAGTCGCCGCTGACCGGGATGCAGGTTGGGTGGATCTGGGTGTAGCAAGGGTTTGCGAAGAGAGCCCCGCGCTTCGCTGCGCGCCAGGCTGCGGTGACGTTGCAGCCCATCGCGTTGGTCGAGAGGAAGAAGACGTTGCCGTAGCCGCCGGTCGCAAGGATGACGGCGTCGCCGGCGTGGGACTCGATCTTGCCGGTGACCATGTCGCGCACGACGATGCCTTTGGCGTGACCGTCCACGAGGACGACATCGAGCATCTCGGTGCGCGGATACATCGTCACTCCGCCCTTGTGGATCTCCTTCTCGAGCGCCTGGTAGCAGCCGATGAGAAGCTGCTGCCCGGTCTGGCCGCGGGCGTAGAAAGTACGGGAAACCTGCGCGCCGCCGAAGGAGCGGTTGTCGAGGAGACCGCCGTATTCGCGGGCGAAGGGCACGCCTTGGGCCACGCATTGGTCGATGATGTTCACCGAGACCTCGGCCAGGCGGTGGACATTGGCCTCACGCGCGCGGAAGTCGCCGCCCTTGATCGTGTCGTAGAACAGGCGATGCACCGAGTCGCCATCGTTCTGGTAGTTCTTCGCACCGTTGATCCCGCCCTGTGCAGCGATGGAGTGGGCGCGGCGCGGGCTATCCTGGTAGCAGAAACATTTCACCTTGTAGCCCAGTTCCGCGAGCGTCGCGGCCGCGGCACCCCCGGCGAGGCCGGAACCGACGACGAGAATGGTGAACTTCCGCTTGTTCGCCGGGTTGATCAGCTTGGAGTCCATTTTGTGCTTGGACCACTTCTGATCGATCGGACCGGACGGGATTTTGCTGTCGAGAGACATGGGTGGAAAGGAGTGAGGGAAAGCGAAGGTTCAGCGTCCGAAGCCGAAGAAATTGATGGCGATCGGGATGGAGATGAAGCCGAGCCAGATGAGAATCGCGGAGCCTTTGGAAATGACGGTGATCAAGGGGGCGGACTTCTTTGACCGCAGGCCGAGCGTCTGGAACATCGCGCCGATGCCGTGGCTGAGGTGCGAGCAAAGCAGGGTCATCGCCAGGATATAGAAGGCCGAGACGTACCAGACCGAGAAACCGTCGATGACCATCTTCCACGCATCGTGGCGGCCGAGGGAGTCGCGGTAATCTTCGTAGGTATTGCCGGCGTGCAGGGTGAAGTGCAGCAGGTGGTAGATCACGAAGACGAGGATCGTGATGCCGCTCCAGATCATGATCAGGGAGGACTTGCTGGCCTGAATGGTGGCCTCCTTGGCATAGGCGGTGCGGGCTGCCTTGTTCTCTGCGGTCAGGGAAACCGTGGCGGCAATGTGCAAGGCAACGGCACCGAGCAGGCCGAGGCGGGCAATCCAAATACCTGCTCCATGGAGCAGGTGCTTCAGCAGCTCGGCGTATTCGTTGAAGGCGTCGCGGCCCACGAACACCAGCAGGTTGCCCGCGAGGTGACCGGCGATGAAGAGGACGAGCACGAGGCCCGTCAGGGCGACGATGAGTTTCCGGCCGATGGAGGATTTCCAAACGCGGCAGACAATGGGGAACGAGCAGGCGGATGCGTTCATGGGCGGTGGTTTCGAGACCGGCGCACGCGAGAATTAGGTTTGGCCCTGCGGCCATGCAAGGGGAGACTCCCCGTGCCGCAGGATCAGCGGTGAAAAAAGCGAATCCTGCGGATTAAAATGGTTTGGCGAGGCCGAGGTAGGCGGCCCCGATGCCAGCGGCGAGCACCAGTCCGAGCAGGGCCGGGGCGGGAAGCACCTTGCGCTTGGCGAGGGCGGGAGCGGCGCCGAGGAAGAGCCAGAGCACGATCTTGGCGTGCCACCAGCCGCCGGTGCCAGCGAGCTTGAGGCTGAAAAGCATGTGGAGGCCGACCAAAAGGAGCAGCAAGAGGGAGACACCGTGCAGGATATTCGCCCATTTCTTGGTGCCTTCGCCCGCGGCGGCGATAATCGCGCCCATGGCGGTGAACACGCCGAGCGCCCCGGCCAAATGGAGTGTCTTGAGGAGGAAAGGATTCATCGGCGGGAAGTCTGGCCGGACGACGAATCCGG from Luteolibacter arcticus encodes the following:
- a CDS encoding addiction module protein: MDALILEQEALKLPPLARLRLADLLYSSLEVAADEEWKRKAAEECESRWEAYKRGDIGSTVWTDFLDRIEAKYPRP
- a CDS encoding fumarate reductase/succinate dehydrogenase flavoprotein subunit, translated to MSLDSKIPSGPIDQKWSKHKMDSKLINPANKRKFTILVVGSGLAGGAAAATLAELGYKVKCFCYQDSPRRAHSIAAQGGINGAKNYQNDGDSVHRLFYDTIKGGDFRAREANVHRLAEVSVNIIDQCVAQGVPFAREYGGLLDNRSFGGAQVSRTFYARGQTGQQLLIGCYQALEKEIHKGGVTMYPRTEMLDVVLVDGHAKGIVVRDMVTGKIESHAGDAVILATGGYGNVFFLSTNAMGCNVTAAWRAAKRGALFANPCYTQIHPTCIPVSGDYQSKLTLMSESLRNDGRVWAPKTREIAEKIRKGQLTASDVAEDDRDYYLERKYPSFGNLAPRDISSRAAKEACDDGRGIAKTGLGVYLDFRDATARLGEATIRARYGNLFQMYDKIAGQDPYKQPMMIYPAVHYTMGGLWVDYNLMSNVPGLHVLGEANFSDHGANRLGASALMQGLADGYFVIPATIANYLATQKPGTIKPDQPEFKATEAEVNERTNKLLSINGKRTVDSFHKQLGEVMWNKCGMARSREGLTEAIAEIPAIREEFWQNVRVPGSGAQANMELEKAARVADFLEFGEMMCYDARDREESCGGHFRTEHQFTEADPEVQSGKTQPGEAKRHDDKFCHVSAWEYKGAGVEPVLHKEPLEFEAVHLSIRSYA
- the hemW gene encoding radical SAM family heme chaperone HemW, which codes for MLLYLHIPFCHRVCPYCSFYKHTPGDTSIGAFVAALLDEARGRIAALEEKPRTLYLGGGTPSMLSPTHLRTLFGGLGELLDLQSLDEVTLEANPATFDVAKARLFRELGVSRVSLGIQSFTPHVLETLGREHDPAQAAEAVKILREAGMPAVNIDLMFSIPGLSHDDWRQTLETAIALEPDHISAYNLTYEEDTAFFEGLKRGTMDADEDRDATQFFLADDLLRAAGFEHYETSNYAQPGFRSTHNRGYWRGEDYLGLGPSAVSTLGGERLKNIADTAGYVLMISSLGNAVVESESLDAEQRRLERIALMLRTEEGVPLSLVDRAIVPRLLEEGLAEMHGDSLVLTREGSPLVDPIAAELA
- the hemB gene encoding porphobilinogen synthase; its protein translation is MHIRPRRNRRTPAIRSLVRENVLSPADFILPLFLHEDSVDTPIASMPGVSRWSLEGLVKEAGEAHALGVPAVVLFPKIEESLKTPLAEECHNDDGLVPRAIRALKAAYPTLCIITDVALDPYNSDGHDGVVMRDERGDLQILNDETVEILCQQALCHARAGADIVSPSDMMDGRVAALRSALDAEGFDQLSILSYSAKYASAYYGPFRGALDSAPKEGDKKTYQMDPGNAREAVREVMLDEAEGADMVMVKPAGPYLDIIARIRECTTLPVAAYQVSGEYLMIESAAAAGWVDAKAVALESLMGIKRAGADMILTYYAKRAAGWLRE
- a CDS encoding succinate dehydrogenase cytochrome b subunit; protein product: MNASACSFPIVCRVWKSSIGRKLIVALTGLVLVLFIAGHLAGNLLVFVGRDAFNEYAELLKHLLHGAGIWIARLGLLGAVALHIAATVSLTAENKAARTAYAKEATIQASKSSLIMIWSGITILVFVIYHLLHFTLHAGNTYEDYRDSLGRHDAWKMVIDGFSVWYVSAFYILAMTLLCSHLSHGIGAMFQTLGLRSKKSAPLITVISKGSAILIWLGFISIPIAINFFGFGR